In a single window of the Acidobacteriota bacterium genome:
- a CDS encoding glutaredoxin family protein, which produces MALVIYSKPGCPYCDQARDHYNASNIEFTEYDAQNDPEHQRRMLELTNGDTVVPVIVEDGSVIQSGWGSPPRGCVIIPS; this is translated from the coding sequence CGTTAGTGATATACAGCAAGCCGGGCTGTCCTTACTGCGATCAGGCCCGAGATCATTATAATGCCAGCAACATCGAATTCACTGAATACGACGCCCAGAACGATCCCGAACATCAACGCAGGATGCTTGAGCTTACGAACGGTGATACCGTTGTTCCGGTTATCGTTGAGGACGGCTCTGTTATTCAGTCGGGCTGGGGAAGTCCGCCGCGGGGATGCGTGATAATTCCCTCGTGA
- a CDS encoding protein kinase, whose amino-acid sequence MIGSLINQYKLLEKIGSGGQGTVYKALDTKLNRTAVIKVLPPELTQKTANFKRFEREAQLCSQLDHPNICTIYDFNEDNGVYYIAMQYIDGKNVRQLVSGRPLELKSALSITIQVADALAYAHSKNIIHRDIKAGNVMVTDSGQAKILDFGLAKLLEDEHSDIPEGVDRSEITELGIPYGTATYAAPEQARGERADERSDIFSTGILLYEMLTGIWAFQGKNVVDVRHQVLYGTPKPLAEMRKGPLPPQLQQIIDKALAKNPKDRYQKIAQMRDELRGVLQQVAGGAMQPTTYSPSHADGSKMKRVLNWFTGKSVPEASSLGASPAFTSSPSFSPDLSMTATGTEKKSVAILPFKNVGKDPASAFYEFSLADSVITELAQIRSIIVRPSSVIAKYQGSDIDPRQAGRELRVHAVLSAGFIRSGERLRVTAQLLDVATGDILWSERIDAAGNDILAIQDEIAQHILEGLRLELSDIDAEKLGKRATDNAAAWEEYLRARDHFGRFIFRSIDPEDCDLAIANFKKAIELDPHFALAYSGLGACYANRVFKGLGEPEDYTYAEAAFSKAFFYDPNVVEARVLMVMIYMARGEKKKARAEIELLQKQFPNDAALYFVTGVINRLDGKYEESLKAFEKLARLDPAARAVAAYNRARIFIYRRDFDRAQEELDKGFKAEKEHPMLQIFQSGLYYYRGENEKALELMRKVLRENPRMDGIRPLFAIYLAGSGHADEAMEQLTEDALAISRADHDMAYWVGATYALLGEPDNAFKWLNKAVKLGNHNKPHFENDQNLASLRTDERWSALLAKIDEGLAD is encoded by the coding sequence ATGATCGGTTCTCTGATCAATCAATATAAGTTGCTCGAGAAGATCGGTTCCGGCGGACAGGGAACCGTCTATAAGGCACTCGATACAAAACTCAACCGCACGGCAGTGATAAAGGTGCTCCCGCCTGAACTCACGCAAAAGACGGCGAACTTCAAACGATTCGAACGTGAGGCCCAACTCTGCTCTCAGCTTGATCATCCCAATATTTGCACCATTTACGATTTCAATGAGGACAACGGCGTATATTACATCGCGATGCAGTATATCGATGGAAAGAACGTCCGCCAGCTTGTGTCAGGCCGCCCGCTTGAGCTGAAAAGTGCGTTATCCATCACGATACAGGTTGCCGACGCCCTCGCTTACGCTCACTCCAAGAACATCATTCATCGCGACATCAAGGCCGGGAATGTGATGGTTACGGATTCCGGCCAGGCGAAGATCCTTGATTTTGGGCTCGCGAAATTACTTGAAGACGAACATTCCGATATCCCCGAAGGCGTTGATCGATCAGAGATAACCGAACTCGGCATTCCCTATGGAACTGCGACCTACGCCGCTCCGGAACAAGCCCGCGGCGAACGAGCCGACGAGCGCAGCGATATTTTCTCGACCGGCATATTGCTTTACGAAATGCTAACCGGCATTTGGGCTTTTCAGGGCAAAAATGTGGTTGACGTGAGGCATCAGGTGCTTTACGGCACTCCGAAACCGTTGGCAGAGATGCGTAAGGGGCCTCTGCCGCCGCAGCTTCAGCAAATTATAGACAAGGCTCTGGCAAAGAACCCCAAAGACCGTTACCAGAAGATCGCGCAGATGCGCGACGAATTGCGCGGCGTTCTGCAGCAGGTAGCCGGAGGAGCTATGCAGCCGACCACATATAGTCCGTCACATGCCGACGGCAGCAAAATGAAACGCGTCCTCAACTGGTTCACCGGCAAATCCGTACCTGAGGCGTCATCGCTAGGGGCTTCGCCGGCCTTCACCAGTTCGCCGTCGTTCTCGCCGGATCTGTCGATGACCGCGACCGGCACTGAGAAGAAGAGCGTGGCAATACTTCCGTTCAAGAACGTCGGAAAGGATCCTGCGTCAGCGTTTTATGAATTCTCGCTCGCGGACTCGGTGATCACGGAACTGGCGCAGATCCGTTCGATCATCGTGCGGCCTTCCTCGGTCATTGCAAAGTATCAGGGTTCAGACATCGACCCGCGTCAGGCGGGCCGCGAGCTTCGCGTTCACGCCGTATTGTCCGCGGGTTTCATACGTTCGGGCGAACGCCTCCGCGTTACGGCGCAGCTTCTCGACGTGGCGACCGGCGATATTTTATGGAGCGAACGCATCGACGCCGCCGGCAACGACATCCTCGCGATCCAGGACGAGATCGCGCAGCATATTCTCGAAGGCTTACGCCTGGAGCTCTCCGACATAGACGCGGAGAAGCTTGGCAAACGTGCAACGGACAACGCCGCGGCGTGGGAAGAGTATCTGCGTGCCCGCGATCATTTCGGACGCTTCATTTTTCGCAGTATCGACCCCGAAGATTGCGATCTTGCCATCGCAAATTTCAAAAAAGCCATCGAACTCGACCCGCATTTCGCTCTCGCATACAGCGGTCTCGGTGCGTGTTACGCAAATCGCGTCTTCAAAGGCCTCGGCGAGCCCGAAGACTACACCTACGCTGAGGCGGCGTTCTCAAAGGCCTTCTTTTATGATCCAAACGTCGTCGAGGCGCGTGTTTTGATGGTCATGATCTATATGGCACGCGGCGAAAAGAAAAAGGCCCGGGCAGAGATCGAATTGCTGCAGAAACAGTTCCCCAACGACGCCGCGTTGTATTTCGTCACCGGCGTGATCAATCGGCTCGACGGTAAATACGAAGAATCGCTCAAAGCGTTTGAAAAACTCGCCCGCCTTGATCCCGCGGCGCGTGCCGTGGCGGCTTATAACCGTGCCCGGATCTTTATTTACCGGCGCGATTTCGACCGCGCACAGGAGGAGCTGGACAAAGGATTCAAGGCCGAAAAAGAGCATCCGATGCTGCAAATTTTCCAGTCCGGGCTTTATTATTACCGCGGCGAGAACGAAAAAGCGCTCGAACTGATGCGTAAAGTTCTCCGCGAAAACCCCCGCATGGACGGCATTCGTCCGCTTTTTGCGATATATCTCGCCGGCAGCGGCCACGCCGACGAAGCTATGGAGCAACTGACCGAGGACGCCCTCGCGATCTCCCGAGCCGACCACGACATGGCTTATTGGGTCGGCGCGACGTATGCGCTGCTCGGCGAGCCCGATAATGCCTTCAAATGGCTGAATAAAGCCGTAAAACTTGGCAATCACAACAAACCGCACTTCGAAAACGACCAAAACTTGGCGTCCCTGCGAACCGACGAACGCTGGAGCGCTCTGCTTGCGAAGATCGACGAAGGCCTAGCCGACTAA